The genomic DNA CCACATTGACACATCCAGCCCGTGCGGCGGGCAGGATTTCCAACGACCAGTGCATGCGCGTCAACGTCGCTCGTAACCACGGCACCGGCACCGACGAACGCATACCGGCCGACGGTCACTCCGCACACCACCGTGCAATTCGCACCCAAACTCGCGCCACTCCGAATCAGCGTCGGCTTGATCTCGTTCATGCGAGGTACTTCACTGCGCGGATTGAGCACATTTGTAAACACTACTGATGGCCCGCAAAACACCGCGTCTTCCAGGGTCACCCCTTCATACACCGACACGTTGTTCTGGATCTTGACTCCATCTCCGATGGTCGTGTTCGGGCCGATCACGACATTTTGACCGATACGACAATTCTTCCCGATTTTCGCCCCACGCATCACATGCGACACATGCCAGATTTGCGTTCCCGCACCGATCTCAGCCCCCTCATCGATGAACGCTGATTCATGCGCCATATAGGGACGCCTGGGCGAACCGGTCTCAGGCGTGCGTCGCATCACCTGCCCGGTTTCGAGCGATTTCTGGCACAGCTGTAACACCTGCAATACCCGCAGGGCTTCACTCCCATCAGTTCTGGGCGTGCTCCGTGTCTTCACGCAGTCGAGGAAATGCGCACATTCGGCCCGCAACGGTTCCTCGTGAGTCACGGGCACAACCTCAGCGTCCATTTTTGTGGGCACAGGGAGTTGATCTTTCCATCCGATGGAGTGGGGATAGAGCAGCAACTTATGTTCAGGCTCCATATCGTCGAAGACAGCCATCTTTTGATTGCCCACCACGATCAACTTCTGTTCTTTGTACGGGTGCAGCCAGGAGACAAAGACGTGCGCTTTTACTCCACTGGGAAAGGACAGCAGGCTGACGGTGACATCGGCAATCCGTGGCTGCAAGTAGTTGCCGCCCTGAGCATGGACCGTCTCCGGCATCTCGTTGAGGAGCCCAAGAATCACCGACAGATCGTGAGGCGCAAACGACCAGAGGATATTTTCTTCTTTTCGAACCCGTCCCAGGTTCAATCTATTGGAGTAGATGTATTGGATGCGCCCCAGTTCCCCTTGGGCAATCAGCTGCCTCAGCGTGAGCACCGCGGGGTGATACCAGAGCAAATGCCCCACCATCAGTACCCGCCCCTGGGCCGCTGCGAGCGCGACCAATTCTCGGCCGCCTTCAAGGGTGAGGCACAGGGGTTTCTCGACGAATACATCCTTCCCCGCCAGAAGCGCATCCCTGACCAACCGGCCGTGGGTTTCTGCGGGAGTTGCGATGGCCACCGCATCGATTGTGCGGTCCCCGAGCACATCGGATGGTGAGACTGTTGTGACACATTCCGGATAGTGCTGCGTGAAATATGGAAGCACCCTCTCGTCGGTATCGCAAATAGCCCCGAGCGCCTGAAGTTCGGCGAAATTCCGGATCAAGTTCTTGCCCCAGTAGCCCGCTCCGATCACTGCAATTCGGCTCATGACCCTATTCCCTCTGCCAGCCCGGTCTTCGACACGCCTGGACTCACGCGCTCCCTGCCTGGCGGCATTCAATGAGAACCTTCCCTGCAGGGTTCCCGAACGTTGACGTTTCACACCGCTCCCACTTATGATCCGCTCCCATTGTGTTTCAGCCCACCTCCCTCACATGGCGCGCGCTTCCACTGATCGTCGTTTGGACGCTCCTGGCGCTGTTTGACACACTCCCAGCCTCAGGGGACAGCACAGGGGATTCCGCCTCCGCCCCACACACGCTTGACCTGCATGTCGAAACCACAACCTTCCTCCTGAACCTTGAAAAACAAGGGCTCGAGGACAACACGTTCACGAATGGTCTGGGCCGGGATACGACCCTGATGGGCAATCTGCTGAACGTGTATGTGCGGAAACGCCTGCTGTCCTCCGTAGACTTGGACCTTGGAGTGTTCGCCAATATGCCGTACGGCCATGACACGGAAGTGTCGCAAGTCCGGCCGATCGTCCGCCTTCAATATCGCCCCACTGAAGAAATCAAGGCGCTGCTCGGCACCCTTTCGGTCCCGCACCGGGACTTTCACGACGCGGTCTTCGACAACGCCAACCGGTTTGTGCGACCGATCGAACAGGGTGCGCAAGTGACGGTGAACTCAGAGTATTACCGACAAGACCTGTTTATCAACTGGGAGCAGGCCTTCCGCGGCTCCGCCACCAATCGATACGATGTGGGTTATGCGGGACAACTTCGAGCCGGCCTCTTTCGCTTCAATGGGCAGGCTCACTGGGTCCATCACGGCCAAGCCCTTCTCAAACTCGATCGCTCCTTCAATACCGGCAACAATCTGGTGACCGCGTTCGGCCCCGAACTCGTTTTCAAACCGGCACGGTACTTCAGTTCCCTCCGATGGTGGAATGAACTCGGCATCCGGCTGACGTATCTCAACAGCTTTAATCAAGCGGCTCGCGCCACCCCCTATGATCAGGGACGCGGCTACGACGTTCAAGCCTGGCTGGATATCGCAGGCTGGCGGCCGCGCATAGGATTCTGGCGCGGCGTGAACTTCCTCGGACAACAGGGTGACCCTGAATTCGTCGCAGGAAATTTCATGGAAGTGGGGCTCTCCAAAGTGTATGCGCTCGGGGAGAATGCCTCCATCGAGTTCGGGGTGCAAGCGAGGCGCCTGCGCAATGCGGTCAATGAATTTATCCCGCAAGGGACCAAATGGGTGAACCAGCAATATCTCGTCTTCAATTGGAACTGGGATACCGCAAATGGTCGGTTCATGAGAGACCTGTTCCCCACGCAGAGCAACCCGGCCGCCACCGAGCCTTCAGATCCCACGCCTCGGTTTACGGCCAAACTCGACACCCTGACCTATGTGTATAACATCGGCTATTCCGGCCTCCTGGAAATCGGAGGGCGACCGGTCGCGAACAGTACGCTCGCCGGTCAATACCTTGCGCCTGTGCTCAGATACAGCCCTTCGTCCAGGTTGAATCTGGATATCGGCGTCTTTGCGGGGTTACCCGTCGGGGATACGCAGCGATTCCACACGGTACAGCCGATCCTGTCGGCGGAGTATGAACTCTGGCCGGCGGTGTCGCTGATTGCCGGCACGATCAAGCGCAACCACCCCTTTGTGGATGCCCTGTTCAACGATGCCTCCCTGTTTTCACGCCCTCTCGAACAAGGGTTCCAGCTCCTGGTGAACCGGGAACATTACCAGCAGGATCTATTCATCAACTGGAACCAGATCGAGACGTTTCAAAAGGCGGAGCGATTCGACGTGGGATA from Nitrospira sp. ND1 includes the following:
- a CDS encoding Gfo/Idh/MocA family oxidoreductase, producing the protein MSRIAVIGAGYWGKNLIRNFAELQALGAICDTDERVLPYFTQHYPECVTTVSPSDVLGDRTIDAVAIATPAETHGRLVRDALLAGKDVFVEKPLCLTLEGGRELVALAAAQGRVLMVGHLLWYHPAVLTLRQLIAQGELGRIQYIYSNRLNLGRVRKEENILWSFAPHDLSVILGLLNEMPETVHAQGGNYLQPRIADVTVSLLSFPSGVKAHVFVSWLHPYKEQKLIVVGNQKMAVFDDMEPEHKLLLYPHSIGWKDQLPVPTKMDAEVVPVTHEEPLRAECAHFLDCVKTRSTPRTDGSEALRVLQVLQLCQKSLETGQVMRRTPETGSPRRPYMAHESAFIDEGAEIGAGTQIWHVSHVMRGAKIGKNCRIGQNVVIGPNTTIGDGVKIQNNVSVYEGVTLEDAVFCGPSVVFTNVLNPRSEVPRMNEIKPTLIRSGASLGANCTVVCGVTVGRYAFVGAGAVVTSDVDAHALVVGNPARRTGWMCQCGVQLKDARGQLTCHVCQRRYRKGRDGLAEEW